The Diaphorobacter ruginosibacter genome contains a region encoding:
- a CDS encoding aliphatic sulfonate ABC transporter substrate-binding protein: MNLIPFQRRTLLAAAASFAAGAAWAQGAPATVRIGYQKSSTLTVVLKAQNTLEQRLAPLNAKVSWHEFTSGLPLLEALNLDNLDFSADVADTVPVFAQAAGAQLTFVAQEAPSPTAQAIVVRADSPLRSVADLKGRKVGFAKAAGAHYLLIAALEQAGLSFKDIEPAYLTPADGRAAFERGAIDAWVIWDPFLSAAQRQSNVRVLADGTGIASYQRYYLASTRFANKRPDVLEVIYAELAKTGQWVKAQPEAAAALLSPVWGVDVPTVLQANARRSYAVRPAVPSGLAEQQKIADAFFAEKLLPRRVNAADVSLFRPGSPA; encoded by the coding sequence AACCTCATCCCCTTCCAACGCCGCACCTTGCTGGCCGCCGCGGCCTCCTTTGCCGCGGGTGCGGCCTGGGCGCAGGGCGCACCCGCCACCGTGCGCATCGGCTACCAGAAATCCTCCACGCTGACCGTGGTGCTCAAGGCGCAGAACACGCTCGAACAACGACTCGCGCCGCTGAACGCCAAGGTCAGCTGGCACGAATTCACGAGCGGCCTGCCGCTGCTTGAAGCACTGAACCTGGACAACCTGGACTTCAGCGCCGACGTGGCCGACACCGTGCCCGTGTTCGCGCAGGCCGCCGGCGCGCAGCTGACCTTCGTTGCCCAGGAGGCGCCGTCGCCCACGGCCCAGGCCATTGTGGTGCGCGCGGATTCACCGCTGCGCAGCGTGGCCGATCTCAAGGGCCGGAAGGTCGGCTTCGCCAAGGCAGCCGGCGCGCACTACCTGCTGATCGCTGCACTCGAGCAGGCGGGCCTGTCGTTCAAGGACATCGAGCCCGCCTACCTCACACCGGCCGATGGCCGGGCCGCGTTCGAGCGCGGAGCCATCGATGCCTGGGTGATATGGGACCCGTTCCTGTCTGCAGCCCAGCGCCAATCGAACGTGCGTGTGCTGGCCGACGGCACGGGCATCGCAAGCTACCAGCGCTACTACCTGGCCAGCACCCGGTTCGCGAACAAGCGCCCGGATGTGCTGGAGGTGATCTATGCGGAACTTGCCAAGACGGGCCAATGGGTCAAGGCCCAGCCCGAGGCTGCCGCCGCACTGCTGTCGCCGGTCTGGGGGGTGGACGTACCCACGGTGCTGCAGGCCAACGCCCGGCGCAGCTATGCCGTGCGCCCTGCCGTGCCCTCGGGCCTGGCCGAACAGCAGAAGATCGCAGATGCCTTCTTCGCCGAAAAGCTGCTGCCGCGGCGCGTGAACGCGGCAGATGTCTCCCTCTTCAGACCCGGGAGCCCGGCATGA